The Tindallia californiensis genomic interval TCCTCAGCAAACGAATTCGATCAGCCAGTGCAAAAGATAATAAAATTGACTCTATGCCGACAGAGGCTGTGACAGCGTGAGCTGTCATAAGATTATGCTCAAGATACCCTAGTCCTCTAAGCACATAAGCGATCACTGTAGTGAACAAAACGGCTGTTGCACTGATATAATACTTTGAAATAATCTGACCTTTGTAATAGGCAGTGACCGCTGTAGTAAAGAGCAAGAAGGGTAATACAGTGCCCATTAAATAAGCAAGGCCATTTGCATAAAACTGATTTCCAGATAGCACTAAAATAATTCCCACGCTACACGTAGCAAAGCAACCATAAACTGGATATTTTGCTTGCGGAACAAAAATAGGCAGGTTAATAAAAGACCAAGCAAAAAGAAGAGCAAAGATAATAGCAATGAACGTTGTTGCCAGGGTATATAATTCCAATACCTCCCCTAAATCAAAGTCGATTATTTTAATAATCCCAGTTACACTCATTTGATAAATCGTCATAAACAAAATATATCCAACATAATACAGATATGTCTTATCTTTCATCGCAAAATAAAGCACCATATTGTAAAGCATCATCGCTAACATCGCACCATATACGAAGGACAGACTCATCAAGATCCGGTGCTGAGTTCCTGCAAAATCTTTTTCTTCCACCAGCCCTATTGAAAAGTTTTTTGAATAGATGCTTTCAACTTTACCATAAACATACTTTTCCGAATCAATATTTTGAGGTAATCGAAAAACAGGAAAAATGTATCCGGTTTCATCTTGTACCCCTGAATGACGAAATCCACCTAAAAATTGAACATACCTAGTCTTCTCTTTATCCTGTATCGGAATGTAAAGTTCTACCGACTCTATCCCTGAATAATCAAAATATAAAAGGTATTGATTACAAGACGCTAATATATTTTCTTCAAAATCATTCACCTTAAATCGTATCCAGTGAACGTCTTTTGTAAGTCCAAACTGAAAAACTCGTGACCCATGATTTTGAAATTCAAAAAAATCCGAATCCGCATCTGCTATCATTTCTTCAAAAACAACTTCACCGCTTGGATCTACCAAAAATTGTGCTATTTCGCCTACCATGAGTGGCGGCTTATTATTAGTATCCTCTGCTGCCCAACCTGTTATCCATCCGGTCAGGATCATTATACCAATCCATATGCCTATGACTATTTTTGTTTTCATCGTTGTCTCCTAAAAAATATTTTTTTCAGTAAAGTTTCTTTGTTTATACCCTTTTACTCTGTTTCATTAACTCAATCCAAAGGATTACGTTAATTCTTTCATCGCCCCACAGTTGCATGACAAAAAATAGTTTTACTTCAAAAAAAAAGCTTAAATATGATACAATATGGATATGTAAATGTTGTGTATTATTTAACAAATATGATAAATGCAAGCTATGATGACAAAGGAGGAGTAAAGAAATGAAAACAAAAGTAGCTATTAACGGATTTGGAAGAATTGGTCGGTTGACCTTTAGACAAATTTTCAATAGGGATGATTTTGAAGTAGTCGCTATTAATGATCTGACTCAACCAGATATGCTGGCCTATTTATTAAAATACGACAGCACCCAGGGAGGCTTTCATAACCACACGGTTACTCACACGGATCATTCTATTACGGTAGATGATCATGAGATAGAAATCTATAAAGAGCCAGACCCGGCAAAACTTCCTTGGGCAAAGTTGGAGGTTGATTTAGTATTAGAATGTACTGGCTTATTTTGTTCCAAAGACAAGTCGCAGGCTCATATTAACGCAGGAGCCAAAAAAGTGTTGATCTCTGCCCCTGCTGGTAATGACCTTCCTACGATCGTTTATGGCGTTAATCACGAAATCCTTACTGCCAAAGATACTATTGTTTCTGCTGCTTCCTGTACAACAAACTGTCTTGCACCAATGGCTAAGGCCTTAAATGATTATCGGGAACTGCGAACAGGCTTTATGACTACCATCCATGCTTACACAGGCGATCAGATGATCCTGGACGGCCCTCATAGAAAAAATGACTTTCGACGTGCAAGAGCTGCCGCTGTTAATATTGTTCCTAATAGCACTGGTGCTGCCAAAGCTATCGGTCTCGTTATTCCTGAATTAGATGGCAAGCTCATGGGATCAGCGCAAAGAGTTCCTGTTGCAACAGGCTCTATCACTATTCTGGATGCTGTGCTAAAAGATTCATCAGAAACAGTTACTTTGGAAGGCATCCATGAAGCCATGAAAAAGGCTACTGATGACAGTTTTGGCTATACAGAGGAGCGTCTGGTTTCCAGTGATATCATCGGTATGACTTACGGTTCCCTTTTTGACGCAACACAAACCCTTGTCGCACGAAGTGGTACAGGAGTTTTCCAGGTCCATGTTGTTTCTTGGTATGACAACGAAATGAGTTATGTTCATCAATTGGTTCGAACAATGAGTCATATGGGAAATTTATAGATTCCTAAAAAAAATATTTTAAAAGCTTGACATTCATCATTTCCTCTGATACTATTCCTTTTGTATTAAAAAACAAATAATTCGTTAGGTGAGGCTCCTGAATGAACACAGGCTGCTGCCCAAAAATGTCCAGAGACGCCAATGGGTAGAACAGGCAAGATCGGCTTAAGGTCTGCTTAAGGTAGCTGATTTCCCCGGGAAATCTACGTCATTCAGTGCTAAAACTCAGACGAGGAGTTATCGTAATGCTACCCTTTTATTTCTAAAAAAGGATTTAGTTTTAGTGTGCATTAAACGACTCTTCGGAGTCGTTTTTTTATTTTATTTAATATCTTAATAATCATCAAGGAGGTGCTGGACATGATTTGGGTAGATTTTACAATCAGACTTTTAGCTGCTTTATTACTGGGTACGATGATCGGAGCGGAGAGGCAATGGCGACAGCGAATGTCCAGTCTAAGAACCAATGCCTTAGTTTCTGTAGGAGCTGCTTTGTTTGTATTGTTGTCTGTGATGGTGGAACAAGAAGCCAGTCCTACCAGAATAGCGGCTTCCGTTGTTTCAGGTATTGGATTTCTGGGCGGTGGCGTTATTCTGAGAGATGGCTTAAACATAAGAGGTCTCAATACAGCCGCCACGCTCTGGTGTTCAGCCGCTGTAGGCGTCTTAGCCGGTAGTGGGTATCTCATCGCTGCTTCCATTGGAACTTTTATGATTTTACTTGCTAACATTGGTCTTCGCTTTCTTCAACGAACCATTGCTCGAGAACATCTGAATCGTGAAGAATTAGAATTACCCTATCGGCTTAGAATTATATGTCATGAAAAAGATGAAGGGCATATAAGAGCCACGCTTCTGAACTTAATTAGCGAAGGTCCACTAGTAATGACTTCTCTTCAGAGTGAAGATGCCGAGTATGCCGGAAAAATTGAAGTCAACGCTGATTTGCTGGCAAGTCAAGGGCAACGACAGTCCATAGAAAAAATAGTAAGTCAACTGAGTCTGGAGGAAACGGTTTCGCTCATAAGTTGGAAAGTCCTTACGGATTAATCTAGGAATCGCTTACACTAAAATACTATTGAAAGGTGGTGGTGTTCATGCTTTCCTTATCAATTGACCCCGACCCGCACTTATGCACTTTATTACTATTAATAAGAAAAGAAAAAAGGAGTGTGATTCACAATGAAAAACATACTGGAAGCACTGAAGCTGATTCGGGAGTATTTGGACACCCGAAACATGGAAAAACTTAAAGAACTCGTCAATGATTTGGATTCTTTTGATATGGCTGACATAATTGATGTCATGGATCCAGAGAAACAGGTCATTGTCTTTCGAATGCTAAACAAAAACAAAGCATTGGAAGTATTTCACAACTTAGAGGTTAATGCTCAACAACAGCTATTAAAAGCTTTTACAGATGATCGAACAACCGAATTGTTTCAGTCTTTGGAGCCAGACGATCGAGTTCAGCTGATGGAAGAATTGCCAGCCGTGGTAGTTAAAAAACTGGTTTCTTTATTAGATGAGGAAGATCGAAAAATCACCATGGATTTAATGGGTTATCCATCTGAAAGTGCTGGACGGATTATGACCCCTAAATATGTTCGAGTTTCTAAAAACATGACGATTCTACAAGCTACTGAAAAAGTTCGAGAAGCTGGTAAAGAAAGAGAGCGAGAAGCCATTACCGATATTTATGTAACCGATGATACCCGAAAAATCGAAGGAGCAATTACCCTAAAGGACCTAATTATGGAAGAACCGAAAAGACTGGTAAAAGAAGTGATGAATGCAGATATCCGATGGGTTTCTACAGATACAGACCAAGAAGATGTCGCTAGAATGCTTCAAGACCGGGATCAGTTTTCGATTCCTGTCACAGACAAAGAAGAGCGATTAGTAGGTATTATCACTATCGACGACGCGATGGATATTCTGGAAGAAGAAACCACGGAGGATATTTATAATAAAGCGGGTTTGATCGATATTGCCAGTACAGAAACAGACCGAAGTCAACGGCTAGTAAGCGGCTCTATGGTAGATGTTTTCAAAGTTCGTCTGCCCTTCCTGATAGTGACGTTGATCGGAGGCCTGATCGCCGGAGCTCTTATCGAAGGATTTGAAGAAGCTTTAGAGGCTATCGTAGCCATTGCTTTTTTCGTTCCTGTTGTCATGGATATGGGTGGGAATGTAGGGACCCAGTCTTCCACTATATTTTCCAGGGCTCTGGTCTTAGGACAAATCGATATGAGTGATTTTTTCAAACATTGGTTACGAGAAGTGAAAATCGGTCTTTCTATGGGTATTATAATGGGTGTCGTAGCCGCTTTTCTTGGAGGCCTTTGGCAGGGCTGGGATTTAGGTCTTGTAGTAGGAACTGCTTTGGCAGCTACCATGACCATTGCAACAGCACTCGGTTTTTTGATTCCGTACATTCTTTATAAAAGTGGCTTTGATCAGGCAGCCGGATCCGATCCTTTCATCACTACCATCAAAGATATTTCCGGTCTTCTTATTTATTTCTTTTTAGCCTCTACTTTTTTACTATAAACGAGATTCCTTATCTTCTGGCAGAGTTTTGCTCCAACAGAAGATAAGGGTATGCTCTCTATCAGTAGATTGTCTAAGCGGTTAGAACTTTTGGTGTTTATCAGATTTCAATCCAGCACCACACATCGGTATTAGGCAGTCTTTTAGTGGTCCATTTATTTCAATATATTTCAGATAGGCTGCATAGGTAGCCGCCGTAGTGTGTTCAACATAAATCCCTTTTTTTGCTAAAGCATTTCTTGCTTCTAAAATGCGGTGCTCCGGTGCTGTTACTACTTCTATCTTATGATGATAAATAGATGCTAGTATTTCTTTACCTCTCATTGGAGCACCAATAGCAATCCCCTCTGCTAAAGTAGACGTAGGGTTTAACAAAATGGCTTCTTTTTCCTTTGTGATCGTTGCCCGATAAATAGGTGCACAGTTTTCACTCTGCACAGCAATGATCTTTGGCATCTCTTTAATAGCCTCGCTTTCTATAAACTCCTTCAACGCTTTGACTACTCCAATAAATAAAGTTCCATTCCCTAAGGGTATAAAAATGGTCTCTGGTATTCTCCCCAGTTGTTCATAAACTTCATAAATATAGGTTTTTGTTCCTTCGAAGAAAAACGGATTATAGACATGACTGGCATAGTGTACTTCTGCTTCTTTGACTTTTTTTCTGCACGCATCAGCACAACGATCCCTGTTTCCCGGAACTATTCGAACCTTAGCTCCATGTGATTGAATCATGCTTATCTTTTGTTGGGATGTTCCTTCCGGAACAAAAATTTCACAGGCAATACCTGCTTTTCCACTATATGCCGCCACACTGTTTCCGGCATTTCCACTGCTATCTTGCACTACGGATTCAATTCCTATTTTTTTCGCATGAGCTATCATTACAGCCGCACCTCTATCCTTAAAAGATAGCGTAGGCATGAAATAATCCATTTTCATTTTTACATTTTCATTTAATGAAATAATAGGTGTCATTCCTTCTCCTAAACTAATCTGCTGCCAAGTCTCTCCCTCTATCGGCATAAATGCCCGATAGCGAAAAATATTCCAGCATTGTGTATCAATAAGAGAAAGATGAAATTTAGGTGGTCGATAATCAATATTCCAAAGGCCGCCACAGATACAGGTTGATTTCAACGTATCTACTGGCACCTTTCTGTCACATTGGTAACAAGAAAAAGCAATTTCCCCATGTTGCTTCAATGAGCATACCTCCTATTTTCCTAAAGAAAGTTCATTGCTAACGAGATTCCTTCCTGCATCCTATTAATCGTTGACATGCCACATTCACTTCTCTACCTTTATTGTTCGAATTAGTCTGTGTTTATAAGATTCTCAATCATCGGCAAATCCGCCGGAGCCATGAGATAATCCAACAGCTCTTCCGCAGCAACCCAAGCCATCCGGTCGTGTTCCTTCAGTTGAATATCACCGGAAAGAAGAGCAGTTTCGTAAAGCATCAAGTGAACGGTAAAAGTATCGTAAGTATGAGTGGTCTCCCCCAGCTGTTTTCCCACTTCAACCGTTATATTCATTTCTTCTTTCAATTCCCGTTTCAAGCTTTCCTCCGGGCTCTCATTTTCTTCAATCTTTCCTCCTGGAAATTCCCAGTAGCCAGCCAAATTTTTTCCTGGCGGGCGGCGAGCAATGAGGATTTTATTGGATTCGTTTCTGAGAATGGCTGCGGTTACATGGATCATCGGGATGGCTCCTTTTCTAGGTTATTTGCTTTAACATAAAAAACCTACAATATATTCTTATTTGCTTTCGGTAGAAAGTACGGAGGTATTTCTTCTTTCAACCGCCATACAAAACTCATAGGTGCTTCACCGGAATGTTCCACATAATCAGCTCTTCCAAGAAAAACAAAAGCCATTGGGTACCCATTTTCTTTTTTTGACTCGCGAGCAAAAAGGACAATGTGATTTCCTTTTTCTTGATGACTAATATATCTTTTTGCTGTCGCATGATGTGATCGTGTTCTGCTCTGGGTTTGCCAGTGGAATAGTATTTCATTTATGGCATAATCTTCATAAAGTGTCGAAGGCGAAAAGTCTTTTTCTGACTTATTCAGCGTAATCAAAAACAAATCTGTTTGAAGGTCATCGAAATGCTTTACTCCTTCTCGAAAAGCTGGACACTTTTCATTGTTGTAATAACCAAAAGC includes:
- a CDS encoding sensor domain-containing diguanylate cyclase, translated to MKTKIVIGIWIGIMILTGWITGWAAEDTNNKPPLMVGEIAQFLVDPSGEVVFEEMIADADSDFFEFQNHGSRVFQFGLTKDVHWIRFKVNDFEENILASCNQYLLYFDYSGIESVELYIPIQDKEKTRYVQFLGGFRHSGVQDETGYIFPVFRLPQNIDSEKYVYGKVESIYSKNFSIGLVEEKDFAGTQHRILMSLSFVYGAMLAMMLYNMVLYFAMKDKTYLYYVGYILFMTIYQMSVTGIIKIIDFDLGEVLELYTLATTFIAIIFALLFAWSFINLPIFVPQAKYPVYGCFATCSVGIILVLSGNQFYANGLAYLMGTVLPFLLFTTAVTAYYKGQIISKYYISATAVLFTTVIAYVLRGLGYLEHNLMTAHAVTASVGIESILLSFALADRIRLLRKHREQADQRATELTHISMTDSLTGVFNRRYFDTALSKLQENTDRMKNRVALIYIDIDFFKKFNDTYGHPKGDCVLKDLAKVIRKSIREEDAACRIGGEEFAVIFYHIDENKTAQIAERIRETFEKTDFSDIAPKIPTVTVSIGVAGLRSDETIEAWVGRTDEALYQAKATGRNRVVVSEK
- the gap gene encoding type I glyceraldehyde-3-phosphate dehydrogenase, producing MKTKVAINGFGRIGRLTFRQIFNRDDFEVVAINDLTQPDMLAYLLKYDSTQGGFHNHTVTHTDHSITVDDHEIEIYKEPDPAKLPWAKLEVDLVLECTGLFCSKDKSQAHINAGAKKVLISAPAGNDLPTIVYGVNHEILTAKDTIVSAASCTTNCLAPMAKALNDYRELRTGFMTTIHAYTGDQMILDGPHRKNDFRRARAAAVNIVPNSTGAAKAIGLVIPELDGKLMGSAQRVPVATGSITILDAVLKDSSETVTLEGIHEAMKKATDDSFGYTEERLVSSDIIGMTYGSLFDATQTLVARSGTGVFQVHVVSWYDNEMSYVHQLVRTMSHMGNL
- a CDS encoding threonine synthase, which encodes MKQHGEIAFSCYQCDRKVPVDTLKSTCICGGLWNIDYRPPKFHLSLIDTQCWNIFRYRAFMPIEGETWQQISLGEGMTPIISLNENVKMKMDYFMPTLSFKDRGAAVMIAHAKKIGIESVVQDSSGNAGNSVAAYSGKAGIACEIFVPEGTSQQKISMIQSHGAKVRIVPGNRDRCADACRKKVKEAEVHYASHVYNPFFFEGTKTYIYEVYEQLGRIPETIFIPLGNGTLFIGVVKALKEFIESEAIKEMPKIIAVQSENCAPIYRATITKEKEAILLNPTSTLAEGIAIGAPMRGKEILASIYHHKIEVVTAPEHRILEARNALAKKGIYVEHTTAATYAAYLKYIEINGPLKDCLIPMCGAGLKSDKHQKF
- a CDS encoding MgtC/SapB family protein, translated to MIWVDFTIRLLAALLLGTMIGAERQWRQRMSSLRTNALVSVGAALFVLLSVMVEQEASPTRIAASVVSGIGFLGGGVILRDGLNIRGLNTAATLWCSAAVGVLAGSGYLIAASIGTFMILLANIGLRFLQRTIAREHLNREELELPYRLRIICHEKDEGHIRATLLNLISEGPLVMTSLQSEDAEYAGKIEVNADLLASQGQRQSIEKIVSQLSLEETVSLISWKVLTD
- the mutT gene encoding 8-oxo-dGTP diphosphatase MutT, producing the protein MIHVTAAILRNESNKILIARRPPGKNLAGYWEFPGGKIEENESPEESLKRELKEEMNITVEVGKQLGETTHTYDTFTVHLMLYETALLSGDIQLKEHDRMAWVAAEELLDYLMAPADLPMIENLINTD
- the mgtE gene encoding magnesium transporter, producing the protein MKNILEALKLIREYLDTRNMEKLKELVNDLDSFDMADIIDVMDPEKQVIVFRMLNKNKALEVFHNLEVNAQQQLLKAFTDDRTTELFQSLEPDDRVQLMEELPAVVVKKLVSLLDEEDRKITMDLMGYPSESAGRIMTPKYVRVSKNMTILQATEKVREAGKEREREAITDIYVTDDTRKIEGAITLKDLIMEEPKRLVKEVMNADIRWVSTDTDQEDVARMLQDRDQFSIPVTDKEERLVGIITIDDAMDILEEETTEDIYNKAGLIDIASTETDRSQRLVSGSMVDVFKVRLPFLIVTLIGGLIAGALIEGFEEALEAIVAIAFFVPVVMDMGGNVGTQSSTIFSRALVLGQIDMSDFFKHWLREVKIGLSMGIIMGVVAAFLGGLWQGWDLGLVVGTALAATMTIATALGFLIPYILYKSGFDQAAGSDPFITTIKDISGLLIYFFLASTFLL